The following proteins are co-located in the Candidatus Zixiibacteriota bacterium genome:
- the rplN gene encoding 50S ribosomal protein L14, translating into MIQEYTRLVVADNSGAKRVMCFKVLGGSKKRYARVGDIIVCTVKDAIPGGTVKKSEVCKAVVVRTTKEIHRKDGSLIRFSDNAAVIINDQNEPRGTRIFGPVARELREKQFMKIVSLAPEVL; encoded by the coding sequence ATGATTCAGGAATATACTCGACTGGTAGTAGCTGATAATTCCGGGGCAAAGCGTGTTATGTGCTTTAAGGTCCTCGGAGGCTCCAAAAAGCGTTATGCTCGAGTCGGAGATATAATAGTATGCACCGTAAAAGACGCCATCCCAGGCGGCACGGTCAAAAAATCCGAGGTTTGTAAGGCGGTTGTCGTGAGAACAACCAAGGAAATTCACCGTAAAGACGGCTCATTGATTCGATTTTCCGATAACGCGGCTGTGATTATTAATGACCAGAATGAGCCGCGCGGAACTCGTATTTTTGGACCGGTAGCCCGTGAGCTGCGTGAAAAACAGTTTATGAAAATAGTCTCTTTGGCGCCGGAGGTACTTTAA
- a CDS encoding type Z 30S ribosomal protein S14: MAKKCLIEKQKRKPKFKVRAYNRCRRCGRPRAYLRQFGLCRICFRELALAGELPGVRKASW, encoded by the coding sequence GTGGCCAAGAAGTGCTTGATTGAAAAACAGAAACGTAAACCCAAGTTTAAGGTGCGAGCCTACAACCGTTGCCGCCGTTGCGGTCGGCCGCGGGCTTACCTGCGCCAATTCGGTTTATGCCGAATTTGCTTTCGTGAACTTGCTTTAGCCGGTGAATTACCGGGAGTCAGGAAAGCCAGCTGGTAG
- the rplP gene encoding 50S ribosomal protein L16 produces MLMPKRTKYRKTQRGRRRGSAYRGSNIDFGQFALKAMEACWLTNRQIEAARVALTRHIKRGGKIWIRVFPDKPVTQKPAETRMGKGKGAPEYWVAVVKPGRILFEIEGVDIELARAAFALASHKLPIKTKFVTRRELEGI; encoded by the coding sequence ATGTTAATGCCGAAACGGACCAAATATAGAAAAACTCAGCGAGGTCGCCGGCGAGGAAGCGCTTATCGGGGTTCCAATATTGATTTTGGGCAGTTTGCGCTAAAAGCCATGGAAGCCTGCTGGTTAACCAACCGTCAAATCGAAGCGGCTCGTGTCGCTTTGACCAGGCATATTAAGCGTGGCGGAAAAATCTGGATTCGCGTTTTCCCGGATAAGCCGGTCACCCAAAAACCGGCCGAAACCCGCATGGGTAAAGGTAAAGGCGCTCCGGAATATTGGGTTGCAGTCGTTAAACCCGGTCGAATCTTATTTGAAATTGAAGGCGTTGATATAGAACTGGCCCGAGCGGCTTTTGCATTGGCATCCCATAAACTGCCGATAAAAACCAAATTCGTCACTCGTCGTGAATTGGAAGGTATTTAA
- the rpmC gene encoding 50S ribosomal protein L29 — protein sequence MRMETLRDLTKDELLQKRDELKQELFNLKLRRGLSQLDNPLKLRTLRRDIAKIETALSEDRTSLRKIIDQTGLILDQTDKTKKK from the coding sequence ATGCGTATGGAAACTCTCAGGGATCTGACCAAAGATGAATTGCTTCAAAAACGTGATGAATTGAAACAGGAACTTTTTAATCTGAAGTTGCGCCGCGGTCTCAGCCAGCTTGATAATCCGTTGAAACTGCGCACTCTTCGTCGTGATATCGCCAAAATCGAAACGGCGTTGAGTGAAGATCGCACCAGTTTAAGAAAAATCATCGATCAGACCGGGTTAATTCTCGATCAGACCGACAAAACAAAAAAGAAATAA
- the rpsH gene encoding 30S ribosomal protein S8: MSMTDPIADMLTRIRNACKAKKIAVDIPASKLKKEIARILKENNYIKDYIELPSRNKQGIIRVYLKYSREDKPIIKGLRRISRPGLRKYVDATDTFHYGFGRQGMMIVSTSSGVMTNTEAATKKVGGEAVCTIW, encoded by the coding sequence ATGTCGATGACCGATCCAATTGCGGATATGCTGACAAGAATTAGAAACGCCTGTAAGGCCAAAAAAATCGCGGTTGATATTCCCGCCTCTAAATTGAAAAAGGAAATCGCCCGCATTTTAAAAGAAAATAACTACATCAAAGATTATATCGAACTGCCCAGTCGAAATAAACAGGGAATCATTCGTGTATATCTTAAATATAGCCGCGAGGATAAACCGATTATAAAAGGTTTGCGTCGAATCTCCCGTCCCGGTTTGAGAAAATACGTTGATGCTACGGATACATTCCACTACGGCTTCGGCCGGCAGGGAATGATGATTGTCTCAACCTCGTCGGGCGTTATGACCAACACGGAAGCGGCAACGAAAAAAGTAGGCGGCGAAGCCGTCTGCACCATTTGGTAA
- the rplF gene encoding 50S ribosomal protein L6, which yields MSRVGKKPVEIPKGVKVSLSGSQLTVEGPKGTLVKEFHPDMTINVGEDAIEVQRPSDKNFHRSLHGLTRALIQNMITGVTEGYKKRLEIVGVQYRAEMKGKHLYFPPKAIGYSHAVLVKAPEGITLEFNHKAKIITVSGIDKELVGLTADRIRAIRKPEPYKGKGIKYVGEYIRRKVGKTAA from the coding sequence ATGTCACGCGTCGGAAAAAAGCCGGTTGAAATCCCCAAAGGGGTAAAGGTTAGTTTATCCGGCTCTCAATTGACGGTTGAAGGACCGAAGGGAACTTTGGTAAAAGAATTTCATCCCGATATGACCATAAATGTTGGCGAGGATGCCATTGAAGTTCAGCGGCCTTCGGATAAAAATTTCCATCGCAGTCTTCACGGCCTGACCCGCGCTTTGATTCAAAATATGATAACCGGGGTAACGGAAGGCTATAAGAAACGGCTGGAAATCGTTGGGGTACAATATCGTGCGGAGATGAAGGGTAAACACTTGTATTTCCCTCCCAAAGCTATCGGCTATTCGCACGCCGTTTTGGTCAAAGCCCCGGAGGGTATCACTCTGGAATTCAATCACAAGGCAAAAATCATTACCGTTTCCGGTATTGATAAGGAACTGGTTGGCTTGACTGCCGATAGAATTCGCGCCATTCGTAAACCGGAACCATATAAAGGAAAAGGCATTAAATATGTCGGCGAATATATCCGCCGTAAGGTCGGTAAGACTGCCGCATAA
- the rplX gene encoding 50S ribosomal protein L24 — MNIKKGDTIYVISGNSKGKTARVLHVFPESNRIIAEGVSMMKRHTRPTQRNRKGGIITKEGTVHRSNVKLYCGSCSSPTRVAYKLIDSKGDSKSKAKIRCCKLCGAEL, encoded by the coding sequence ATGAATATTAAAAAAGGCGATACAATCTATGTTATTAGCGGTAATTCTAAAGGTAAAACCGCCAGGGTTCTGCATGTGTTTCCTGAAAGCAACCGCATCATTGCCGAAGGCGTAAGCATGATGAAGCGGCACACGCGCCCGACTCAACGGAATCGAAAAGGCGGAATCATTACGAAAGAAGGCACGGTCCATCGCTCCAATGTAAAGCTTTATTGCGGTTCTTGCAGCAGCCCGACGCGGGTAGCTTACAAGTTAATTGATTCCAAAGGCGATAGTAAGTCAAAAGCCAAAATACGCTGCTGCAAATTATGCGGCGCCGAGTTATAA
- the rpsQ gene encoding 30S ribosomal protein S17, whose product MAERNRRKTRIGTVVSDKANKTLVVEVTRTLRHPLYERIIRTKSKLYAHDAKGEAGIGDVIRVMECRPLSKTKRWRLVEIMEKAK is encoded by the coding sequence ATGGCTGAAAGAAACCGGAGAAAAACCCGAATTGGTACCGTGGTCTCCGATAAAGCGAACAAAACCTTGGTTGTCGAAGTCACTCGTACTTTGAGACATCCATTGTATGAGCGCATTATCCGAACCAAGTCAAAATTATACGCTCATGACGCCAAAGGAGAGGCCGGAATCGGAGATGTAATTCGTGTCATGGAATGTCGACCGCTGTCAAAAACCAAGCGCTGGCGTCTTGTGGAAATTATGGAGAAGGCCAAGTAA
- the rplE gene encoding 50S ribosomal protein L5: MARLKKKYLDEIVPRLMKNSKYPTVMAVPRLDKITVNIGVGEAIVNAKSLDAAVEDMRVITGQQPVITRARKSISNFKLRQGMAIGCRVTLRRERMYEFLDRLMNSAMARIRDFRGISTKSCDGHGNFNIGIKEQLIFPEIDYDKIDKVRGLSIAITTTAETDAECIQLLKEFGMPFRKEE, encoded by the coding sequence ATGGCACGGCTTAAAAAGAAATATCTTGATGAAATAGTCCCGAGGTTAATGAAGAACAGTAAATATCCAACCGTGATGGCTGTACCCAGACTTGATAAAATTACAGTCAATATCGGTGTCGGGGAAGCGATTGTTAACGCCAAATCCCTGGATGCCGCCGTGGAAGATATGCGGGTTATCACTGGCCAACAGCCGGTTATTACACGTGCTCGCAAATCCATCTCCAATTTTAAGCTTCGTCAGGGGATGGCTATTGGCTGTCGGGTTACGCTGCGTCGTGAAAGAATGTACGAGTTTTTGGATCGGCTGATGAATTCGGCGATGGCTCGTATTCGAGACTTTCGTGGAATCTCGACGAAATCATGCGACGGTCACGGGAATTTCAATATCGGTATCAAAGAACAGTTGATTTTCCCCGAGATCGATTATGATAAGATTGATAAGGTCCGCGGATTGTCGATTGCGATTACGACAACTGCCGAGACCGACGCGGAATGTATTCAGTTGCTTAAAGAATTTGGTATGCCATTCCGGAAAGAGGAGTAA